ATCATTGTAAAATTTCCATGTCCCTTGAGGAACACCGTTGGAAAATTTACCCTCTACTTGAATAACTCCATTTTCATGGTACATATAGTAATTACCATTATCTTTTCCATTTAGATAGGTTGTTTCAAAAACTTTGGTTCCATCACTCTCATAAAGGACAAACTTTCCTACTAATTTTCCATCCTTCCAGTTTTCTATGGATCTCAAATTCCCATTAGGATAGAAAGAAAGCCATTTTCCATGTGGTTTTCCATTTTTATAATAACTTCTATCTTTGTGGGAGTTTATTTTTCCAGTGTATGGAGTATGGTCTGCCTTGTAATACATAACACCATCAATATCTTCACCTTGCTCTTCTTGAATAGTATTTGAGCTTGCATATGATATTGTGGAAAAAGTTATAAGTAGTAAAAAAAATAAGATATTCTTTTTCATCTAATCACCTAAAGTTCATAAGTATTTTGCATTTTATTTTACCACAATTAAAAAAAAGTATTCAAGTAAATTGATAACTGTGTTATAATATAGGCGGAATTAACCCATATATTATTTGGACTGTTTTTATGGCGAAATAGTTTAAAAATTGTTTTTATTTATTTTCAGGAGGATGAAGTGGAAAATTACTCGTTACAAGCATTGTTAATTATAACACTTATGATTGCTTATAAGGTATTGGTTTTACATTAATCTTAGAAGAAATTTTACACAGGGGAACTTATTTTAAAGTTAAAATTCTATATAAAAGCTAAGTGTGAGGGAAGCTATAAAATACTGATTAACAGAATCAGTTTTTTTAGCTTTTTTTATTTATAATATAATTTAGAGGTGAGGGTATGGGAGAACTTGGATTAAATATTACTACTCAGGAGATTATACTGAGAATAGTAATGGCAATAATAATAGGTGGAGCAATAGGATATGAAAGGGGTCAAAGTAATAGACCAGCAGGTTTCCGTACCCATATATTAGTTTGTCTCGGAGCAACTATAGTCTCTTTAGTTCAAGATAGTTTAAGAGCTAATATTTTAGCTTATGCAATTACACATCCTGGAACAACAAAAGTTGTAAAAACAGATTTAGGTCGTATAGGAGCTAAAGTTGTCAGTGGAATAGGGTTTTTAGGTGCAGGAACGATAATGAGAGGTAAAGGAGTAATTGGTGGTCTTACTACAGCAGCCTCAATATGGGTAACAGCCTGTATTGGTCTAGGAATAGGATGGGGCTTCTATGGATTAAGCATTTTAGCTGGAGTGGCAGTACTTATAGCTCTTGTTGGTTTAAAATCAGTTGAACGTTCATTAATTGATAATAGATATATAAGTAAAGTTTTAATAGAGTTTGAACCTGGACATAATATTGGAGAAAATATTATTGATATGTATAAAACC
The sequence above is a segment of the Fusobacterium sp. DD2 genome. Coding sequences within it:
- a CDS encoding toxin-antitoxin system YwqK family antitoxin, translating into MKKNILFFLLLITFSTISYASSNTIQEEQGEDIDGVMYYKADHTPYTGKINSHKDRSYYKNGKPHGKWLSFYPNGNLRSIENWKDGKLVGKFVLYESDGTKVFETTYLNGKDNGNYYMYHENGVIQVEGKFSNGVPQGTWKFYNDKGKLTGKAEY
- a CDS encoding MgtC/SapB family protein, which produces MGELGLNITTQEIILRIVMAIIIGGAIGYERGQSNRPAGFRTHILVCLGATIVSLVQDSLRANILAYAITHPGTTKVVKTDLGRIGAKVVSGIGFLGAGTIMRGKGVIGGLTTAASIWVTACIGLGIGWGFYGLSILAGVAVLIALVGLKSVERSLIDNRYISKVLIEFEPGHNIGENIIDMYKTMKEMKIKIKSMKKDEEKGCVTCTLNIPKVIQGLEVVSSISKCESIKKVHIL